One window from the genome of Deinococcus psychrotolerans encodes:
- a CDS encoding alpha/beta fold hydrolase, with product MQEGIYALGDLEVERGGVIRNAQLTWQSHGTLNAARDNLIIYPCSYTATHASRNWLIGPDGILDPEQYFIVIPDMFSNGLSSGAANTPDYPELVTLRDNVLAQMRLLREVFGTEQVAAVHGFSMGAMQAYHWAAMFPELVQRAIVVCGSARTALHHKVFLSGLLRILEAAPGYQGCGQFSAAPQAVLKAFGHIYAGWGLSQDFYRTELFSSVLGVPDLETYLRTDWESSFAACEAANLYAQAMTWTHGDISADPRYGSDLAALSAIRARVLLLPSATDLYFRVADNAAELPHLQEGELRPIPSIWGHRAGSPAGLPAELPFVKSAVRDWLSR from the coding sequence ATTCAGGAAGGCATCTATGCACTGGGTGATCTGGAAGTGGAGCGCGGCGGCGTGATCCGTAACGCCCAGCTCACGTGGCAGTCACACGGCACCCTCAACGCGGCTAGAGATAATCTGATCATTTATCCGTGCAGCTACACCGCGACCCACGCCAGTCGGAACTGGCTGATTGGCCCAGACGGAATTCTTGACCCGGAGCAGTATTTCATCGTCATCCCCGACATGTTCTCCAACGGGTTGTCCTCGGGCGCGGCCAACACGCCGGACTACCCTGAACTGGTCACGCTGCGCGATAACGTGCTGGCCCAGATGCGGCTGCTGCGAGAAGTGTTCGGCACCGAGCAGGTGGCCGCCGTTCACGGCTTTTCCATGGGGGCGATGCAGGCTTACCACTGGGCTGCAATGTTCCCTGAACTGGTGCAGCGGGCCATCGTTGTCTGTGGCAGCGCACGTACAGCACTTCACCACAAAGTCTTCCTGTCAGGGTTGTTGCGGATCCTGGAAGCCGCGCCAGGATACCAGGGGTGCGGCCAATTCTCAGCTGCGCCGCAAGCGGTACTGAAAGCGTTTGGACATATTTATGCGGGTTGGGGTCTGAGTCAGGATTTCTACCGCACTGAGCTGTTTTCCTCTGTGCTGGGCGTACCTGACCTGGAAACCTACCTGCGCACCGATTGGGAATCGAGTTTCGCGGCGTGTGAGGCAGCCAACCTCTACGCCCAGGCGATGACCTGGACGCACGGAGACATCAGCGCCGACCCGCGCTACGGCAGCGATCTGGCGGCACTGTCAGCCATTCGCGCCAGGGTGCTGCTGCTCCCGAGCGCAACAGATCTGTATTTCCGGGTGGCCGACAACGCTGCCGAGTTGCCACATCTTCAGGAGGGTGAACTGCGACCGATCCCCAGTATCTGGGGCCACCGGGCGGGCAGTCCAGCGGGTCTGCCTGCCGAACTGCCCTTCGTGAAATCGGCGGTACGTGACTGGCTCTCCCGATAA